One Zymoseptoria tritici IPO323 chromosome 3, whole genome shotgun sequence genomic region harbors:
- a CDS encoding 60S ribosomal protein L13 codes for MTIKHNQQIQHNHFRKDWQRRVRVHFDQPGRKTRRRNARQDKAAKLAPRPVDKLRPVVRCPTIKYNRRVRAGRGFSLVELKEAGIPRKLAPTIGISVDPRRANLSEEALAVNVQRLKAFKERLVLFPRNAKVTKNGDAPEKEVEAAKQIGPHLYAGKVKQSNKAFPIDNKVVIKEGKISDYPATENAYRVLRDARSDARLVGKREKRAKAKEEEEKDKKK; via the exons ATG ACGATCAAGCACAACCAGCAGATCCAGCACAACC ATTTCCGCAAGGACTGGCAACGCCGTGTCCGCGTGCACTTCGACCAG CCCGGTCGTAAGACCCGCAGACGCAATGCCCGCCAGGACAAGGCCGCCAAGTTGGCTCCTCGCCCAGTCGACAAGCTCCGCCCTGTTGTCCGATGCCCGACCATCAAGTACAACCGCCGCGTGCGCGCCGGTCGTGGTTTCTCGCTCGTTGAGCTGAAG GAGGCTGGCATCCCCCGCAAGCTTGCGCCTACCATCGGAATCTCCGTCGACCCTCGCCGCGCCAACCTGTCCGAGGAGGCTCTTGCCGTCAACGTCCAGCGCCTGAAGGCTTTCAAGGAGCGCCTGGTCCTTTTCCCACGCAACGCCAAGGTCACCAAGAACGGCGACGCACCCgagaaggaggtcgaggccGCCAAGCAGATTGGTCCTCACCTTTACGCCGGCAAAGTCAAGCAGAGCAACAAGGCTTTCCCCATCGACAACAAGGTTGTCATCAAGGAGGGCAAGATCTCCGACTATCCGGCCACCGAGAACGCCTACCGTGTGCTCCGCGATGCCCGCAGCGACGCCCGCCTGGTTGGCAAGCGCGAGAAACGTGCGAAGgccaaggaggaggaggagaaggacaagaagaaatAG
- the ERG6 gene encoding ERG6, Delta(24)-sterol C-methyltransferase (Delta(24)-sterol C-methyltransferase, converts zymosterol to fecosterol in the ergosterol biosynthetic pathway by methylating position C-24), whose protein sequence is MPSKTQLEREDKERDAAFKQALHGKTAQGQGGLIAAMGKDRDAQKLAVDSYFKHWDNKAAGTETEETRKERRDEYATLTRHYYNLATDLYEYGWAQSFHFCRFSKGEAFKQALARHEHYLALKMNLQEGMKVLDVGCGVGGPAREIAKFSGVNITGLNNNDYQIERATKYAQKEGLSHQLNYVKGDFMQMSFADNSFDAVYAIEATVHAPSLEGIYSEIFRVLKPGGVFGVYEWLMKDAYDNDNPRHREIRLGIEEGDGISNMEKIDVALAAMKAAGFEMELHEDLADRPDELPWYFPISGELKYMQSIWDLPTLLRMTHIGRGTVHRLVGGLEMVGLAPRGTQKTADSLAKAADCLVAGAKEKLFTPMYLMVARKPESSKK, encoded by the coding sequence atgcCTTCCAAAACCCAACTCGAACGCGAAGACAAGGAGCGTGATGCCGCTTTCAAGCAAGCCCTCCATGGCAAGACCGCCCAAGGTCAAGGAGGCCTCATCGCGGCTATGGGCAAAGACCGTGACGCGCAGAAACTCGCCGTGGATTCCTACTTCAAGCACTGGGACAACAAAGCGGCCGGCACGGAAACCGAAGAGACTCGCAAGGAGCGCCGCGACGAGTACGCCACGCTTACTAGGCATTACTACAACCTCGCAACCGACCTGTACGAGTATGGCTGGGCGCAGAGCTTCCACTTCTGCCGTTTCAGCAAGGGCGAGGCCTTCAAGCAGGCATTGGCCAGGCACGAGCACTACCTCGCATTGAAGATGAACTTGCAGGAGGGCATGAAGGTGTTGGATGTGGGATGTGGTGTTGGCGGACCCGCGAGGGAGATTGCCAAGTTCAGCGGCGTGAACATTACGGGATTGAACAACAACGACTACCAAATCGAGCGTGCGACGAAATATGCGCAAAAGGAGGGTCTCAGCCATCAGCTGAACTATGTCAAGGGTGACTTCATGCAGATGAGCTTTGCGGACAACAGTTTCGACGCGGTTTACGCGATCGAGGCGACGGTGCACGCTCCTTCGTTGGAGGGCATCTACTCGGAAATCTTCCGCGTGTTGAAGCCGGGTGGTGTGTTCGGTGTGTACGAGTGGTTGATGAAGGACGCctacgacaacgacaatCCCCGTCATCGCGAGATCCGCTTGGGAATCGAGGAGGGTGATGGTATCTCCAACATGGAGAAGATCGACGTGGCTCTGGCCGCGATGAAGGCTGCCGGCTTCGAGATGGAGTTGCACGAGGATTTGGCGGACCGTCCAGATGAGCTGCCGTGGTACTTCCCCATCTCTGGCGAACTGAAGTACATGCAGAGCATCTGGGATCTGCCCACGCTTCTCCGCATGACCCACATTGGACGCGGAACTGTTCACAGACTGGTCGGAGGTCTGGAGATGGTCGGACTTGCGCCCAGGGGTACTCAGAAGACGGCCGATTCGCTGGCCAAGGCAGCAGATTGCTTGGTCGCTGgtgcgaaggagaagctgTTCACGCCCATGTACTTGATGGTGGCCAGGAAGCCAGAGTCGTCCAAGAAGTAA